ACTTCCCCTGGTTTCGCGACGTGTCGATTGGTCAGTTGTGCAACGTCGAGCTCCCGCATCCGCATCATCTCTATTGGCCCGATCTCGATGTGGACGTGGCGGTGGAGTCGATCGATCATCCCGACCGTTTTCCGCTGGTGAGCCTGGCTCGACCTAACCGAACTTCCGCAGTTTGA
The DNA window shown above is from Candidatus Binatia bacterium and carries:
- a CDS encoding DUF2442 domain-containing protein; protein product: MKSATRGKPISVVEVTNVSKHGFWLLLGERERFLAFEHFPWFRDVSIGQLCNVELPHPHHLYWPDLDVDVAVESIDHPDRFPLVSLARPNRTSAV